One region of Thiorhodovibrio frisius genomic DNA includes:
- a CDS encoding NHLP bacteriocin export ABC transporter permease/ATPase subunit, which yields MGQNPQQTMPKATPGTGPETTRASHDSFDAELLAKIDGTRLSVGYHNPFLIQEPDLIWLVLKGSLDIFAVPVVAGKIVGTGQHLLRVEAGELVFGMAPAPAQPAGPPSSADESAAQAGQTQIALRAVATMGTELYRARRRDIEDEDFDIIVVDWIDTWIGQLATVLMPVGGPRADGFLEAEPGLEYPAKRVLLPQARDTIWLQADQGEAKVAGNWPIPGAGEGRWFPLSGNLWLACENACTLSGIYTPTALFRGALWQSLDGFHRVFMGALAKRLAENQQRDAARLEQRAAGDRLTFGGALRRIAGILRPLGADRNLTEGLDATADPLHEAARLVAAASGISIAPPARAKNPLAHPLEEIARRSQVRTRRVLLRDQWHRQDNDPLLGYLGADQRPVALIPDGPRRYRLIDPSTNTEQPVTDQVAEQLAGEAQVLYRPFPAHALNVREVLRFGLAGLRLDPATVLAMGLLTGLLALATPIATSQILSDIIPRADVSMHLMLVAGLVLAALGAAAFAVARSFAMLRLQTRMDARIQTAVWDRLLSLPVSFFRDYTAGDLADRANGINAIREVLSSTVIQAALNLVFSVFSLVLLFWYSWKLALVALAVVLVILGLSFLVTLMQLPLQREMIGRGGKIEGLVFQLLVGLSKLRISAAEARAFARWAEQFSITKDLTYRARRLAALQQVLNALFPLIASIVFFAMISFALNKSANPGGAEFAMAQSGFGIKEFLGFLPAFGQFSGAMTALLGTLTTLITIVPLYERARPILEAIPERSELKADPGALDGHIEFSSVLFRYDPQVPPAVNQVSLRIPSGSYVAFVGASGSGKSTLVRLLLGFEQPESGGVYIDGRDISGLDMQAVRRQIGVVLQNGRIMSGSIFDNIVGSLPLTIDDAWQAAEMAGFSDDIKQMPMGMHTVLPDGAASLSGGQRQRLMIARALVHKPRILILDEATSALDNRTQDVVNKSLAKLNMTRIVVAHRLSTIERVDRIFVMRQGSIAESGGFRELMDLNGEFAELARRQMV from the coding sequence ATGGGACAGAACCCGCAACAGACAATGCCAAAGGCAACGCCCGGGACCGGGCCAGAAACCACGCGAGCCAGCCACGACAGTTTCGACGCCGAGCTGCTGGCGAAAATCGACGGCACCCGGCTCTCGGTCGGCTATCACAACCCCTTCCTGATCCAAGAGCCCGACCTGATCTGGCTGGTGCTCAAGGGCAGTCTGGACATCTTCGCGGTGCCGGTGGTCGCGGGCAAGATCGTCGGCACCGGCCAGCATTTGCTGCGGGTCGAGGCGGGCGAGCTGGTCTTTGGCATGGCTCCGGCGCCAGCCCAGCCGGCCGGCCCGCCGTCAAGCGCGGATGAATCCGCCGCGCAAGCGGGCCAAACCCAGATCGCGCTGCGCGCCGTCGCCACCATGGGCACGGAGCTTTATCGCGCCCGCCGTCGCGATATCGAGGACGAGGATTTCGACATCATCGTGGTGGACTGGATCGACACCTGGATCGGCCAGCTTGCCACCGTGCTGATGCCGGTCGGCGGGCCGCGCGCGGACGGCTTTCTCGAGGCCGAGCCGGGGCTCGAATACCCAGCCAAGCGCGTCCTGTTGCCGCAAGCCCGCGACACTATCTGGCTCCAGGCCGATCAGGGCGAGGCCAAGGTCGCGGGAAATTGGCCGATCCCGGGCGCGGGCGAGGGGCGGTGGTTCCCGCTCTCCGGCAATCTCTGGCTCGCCTGCGAGAACGCCTGCACCCTGAGCGGCATCTACACGCCCACCGCTCTGTTTCGCGGCGCCCTGTGGCAAAGCCTGGATGGGTTTCACCGGGTCTTCATGGGCGCGCTCGCTAAGCGGCTGGCCGAAAACCAGCAGCGCGATGCCGCGCGTCTTGAGCAGCGCGCCGCAGGCGATCGCCTGACCTTTGGCGGCGCCCTGCGGCGTATCGCCGGCATTTTGCGGCCGCTGGGCGCGGACCGGAACCTGACCGAGGGGCTGGATGCCACCGCTGATCCGCTGCATGAAGCCGCGCGCCTGGTCGCCGCCGCCTCCGGCATCAGCATCGCTCCGCCCGCGCGGGCCAAGAATCCGCTCGCCCATCCGCTCGAGGAGATCGCGCGCCGCTCCCAGGTGCGCACCCGGCGGGTGTTGCTGCGTGATCAGTGGCATCGCCAGGACAACGACCCGCTGCTCGGCTATCTGGGCGCGGACCAGCGCCCGGTCGCGCTCATTCCCGACGGGCCCAGGCGCTATCGGCTGATCGATCCCAGCACGAACACCGAGCAACCGGTCACCGATCAGGTCGCCGAGCAACTCGCCGGCGAGGCCCAGGTGCTCTACCGCCCCTTCCCGGCCCACGCCCTCAATGTGCGCGAGGTACTGCGCTTCGGGCTCGCCGGGTTGCGGCTCGATCCCGCCACGGTGCTCGCCATGGGGCTGCTGACCGGCCTACTTGCCCTGGCGACCCCGATCGCGACTAGCCAGATCCTCTCCGATATTATCCCCCGCGCCGATGTTTCCATGCATCTGATGCTGGTCGCGGGCTTGGTGCTCGCCGCCCTGGGCGCGGCCGCCTTCGCGGTGGCCCGCAGTTTCGCCATGCTGCGCTTGCAGACCCGCATGGACGCACGCATCCAAACCGCCGTCTGGGATCGGCTGCTGAGCCTTCCGGTCAGCTTCTTTCGCGACTACACCGCTGGCGACCTCGCCGATCGCGCCAATGGCATCAACGCGATTCGCGAAGTGCTGAGCTCGACGGTTATCCAGGCCGCGCTTAACCTGGTCTTCTCGGTCTTCAGCCTGGTGTTGCTGTTCTGGTACAGCTGGAAGCTGGCGCTGGTCGCGCTGGCCGTGGTGCTGGTCATCCTTGGGCTGTCCTTTCTGGTCACCCTGATGCAGCTGCCCTTGCAACGAGAAATGATCGGCCGCGGCGGCAAGATCGAGGGCCTGGTGTTTCAACTGCTGGTGGGCTTGTCGAAGCTGCGTATTTCCGCGGCCGAGGCACGCGCCTTCGCGCGCTGGGCCGAGCAATTCAGCATCACCAAGGACCTGACCTATCGCGCCCGTCGCCTCGCGGCCTTGCAGCAGGTGCTCAACGCGCTCTTCCCGCTGATCGCGTCCATCGTCTTTTTTGCCATGATCAGCTTCGCGCTCAACAAAAGCGCCAACCCCGGCGGCGCCGAGTTTGCCATGGCTCAGAGCGGCTTCGGCATCAAGGAGTTCCTCGGCTTTCTGCCCGCCTTCGGGCAATTCAGCGGCGCCATGACCGCGCTCTTGGGCACCCTGACCACCCTGATCACCATCGTTCCCCTCTACGAGCGCGCGCGCCCAATACTCGAGGCCATCCCGGAGCGCTCGGAGCTGAAAGCCGATCCGGGCGCGCTCGACGGCCACATCGAGTTCTCCTCGGTGCTCTTTCGCTACGACCCGCAAGTCCCGCCGGCGGTCAATCAGGTCTCCTTGCGCATCCCCAGTGGCAGCTATGTTGCCTTCGTCGGCGCCTCGGGCTCCGGCAAGTCGACCCTGGTGCGCCTGCTGCTAGGCTTCGAGCAACCGGAATCCGGCGGCGTCTACATCGACGGACGCGACATCTCCGGGCTCGACATGCAGGCGGTGCGCCGCCAGATCGGCGTGGTGCTGCAGAACGGACGCATCATGTCCGGCTCCATCTTCGACAACATCGTCGGCAGCCTGCCCTTGACCATCGACGACGCCTGGCAAGCCGCCGAGATGGCGGGCTTTTCAGACGATATCAAACAAATGCCCATGGGCATGCACACCGTGCTACCCGATGGGGCCGCGTCCCTCTCCGGCGGCCAACGCCAGCGGCTGATGATCGCTCGCGCGCTGGTGCACAAGCCACGCATTCTCATCCTCGACGAGGCGACCTCGGCACTGGACAACCGCACCCAGGATGTCGTCAACAAAAGCCTGGCGAAATTGAACATGACGCGCATTGTCGTCGCCCATCGCCTCAGCACCATTGAGCGCGTCGACCGCATCTTCGTCATGCGCCAAGGCAGCATCGCCGAATCCGGTGGCTTCCGTGAACTGATGGACCTAAACGGCGAGTTCGCCGAATTGGCGCGGCGGCAGATGGTATGA
- a CDS encoding radical SAM/SPASM domain-containing protein — translation MNASSTQGYPRTAVWELTLACNMRCQHCGSSCTNKSPDELDTEAALDLCDQLADLGVELVTLSGGEPLLRDDWDRIGSRLSEKGVRVNMISNGWLLDSDTASRACEAGFGNCAVSLDGTKEVHDTLRRDGSFERACNALETLRQAGLGSAVITTVMQDNLALLPKMRPLLEDLGIQHWQLQLGMPMGKMTMDRVIAPEQVEEIVSFGRALLDSSPIQPVLADCVGYYSHHHQEIRKSYFDSDHPWQGCNAGKSNIGILHNGDILGCTSIRAPEFVEGNIRRTPLSVIWNRPGAFAWNRDFSVEDLGGFCAKCRYGEICLGGCQNVKLTMTQSLRDNPYCAYRTQVEELSPKIHRMRNVDQLLDRARKALAMELFEVAETCLLQANTLSSDNLDILQLLGYAHFRCRQYEKSRDINEQALMIAPNDAYSWHGLGNALAKLGNIPEAKQAMLRARDQAGDAGPLLSEIENDLSILMGGEIQTTNMQNTSIR, via the coding sequence ATGAATGCTTCCTCGACACAAGGATATCCGCGCACCGCGGTATGGGAATTGACCCTAGCGTGCAACATGCGTTGTCAACATTGCGGCTCCTCATGCACCAACAAATCTCCCGACGAATTGGATACGGAAGCAGCCCTTGATCTTTGCGATCAACTCGCGGACCTTGGTGTCGAGTTAGTTACCCTGTCCGGCGGTGAGCCTCTTTTACGTGACGACTGGGATCGCATCGGTTCCCGCCTGTCTGAAAAGGGCGTGAGGGTCAACATGATTTCCAATGGCTGGCTGCTTGACTCGGACACTGCCAGTCGCGCATGCGAGGCTGGCTTCGGCAACTGCGCGGTTAGTCTCGATGGCACCAAGGAAGTGCATGACACCCTTCGCCGCGATGGCTCCTTCGAACGCGCATGCAATGCCTTGGAGACGCTGCGGCAAGCAGGGCTGGGCTCCGCCGTGATCACGACCGTGATGCAAGACAATCTCGCCCTGCTGCCGAAAATGCGCCCGCTGTTGGAGGATCTTGGAATACAGCATTGGCAATTACAGCTCGGCATGCCAATGGGCAAGATGACCATGGATCGCGTCATTGCCCCCGAGCAGGTGGAAGAGATTGTGAGCTTTGGTCGCGCGCTTCTCGACAGCAGTCCAATTCAGCCGGTTCTTGCCGATTGTGTTGGATATTATTCCCATCACCATCAAGAGATACGCAAGTCCTACTTTGACTCCGACCATCCCTGGCAGGGATGCAATGCCGGAAAATCGAATATCGGCATCCTGCATAACGGCGATATTCTCGGCTGTACTTCAATTCGCGCGCCCGAATTTGTGGAAGGCAACATTCGGCGGACGCCGCTAAGTGTCATTTGGAATAGACCCGGCGCTTTTGCCTGGAATCGAGATTTCTCGGTCGAGGATCTCGGCGGCTTTTGCGCGAAATGCCGTTATGGCGAAATTTGCCTGGGCGGATGTCAAAACGTCAAACTCACCATGACCCAGTCGCTCCGGGACAACCCTTACTGTGCGTACAGAACTCAAGTCGAAGAACTCTCGCCAAAAATTCACCGGATGCGCAATGTTGACCAACTCTTAGACAGAGCGCGCAAGGCGCTTGCGATGGAACTATTTGAAGTCGCGGAAACCTGTCTGTTACAAGCCAATACCCTTAGTTCTGACAACCTCGACATCCTGCAATTGCTGGGTTACGCCCACTTTCGCTGCCGCCAGTACGAAAAGAGCCGCGACATCAACGAACAGGCTCTCATGATCGCCCCGAACGACGCGTATTCCTGGCATGGCTTGGGCAATGCGCTCGCCAAGCTTGGCAACATTCCAGAAGCCAAGCAGGCCATGCTGCGCGCGCGGGACCAAGCAGGCGATGCCGGCCCCCTCTTGTCCGAAATCGAAAACGACCTATCCATTCTCATGGGCGGCGAAATCCAAACCACCAACATGCAAAACACGTCAATTAGATAA